Below is a window of Plasmodium chabaudi chabaudi strain AS genome assembly, chromosome: 10 DNA.
CGAGTTATTCTTCCAGTATAAGACTCAAATATTCTATATTGTGATATATACAATGGAAAGGATGCactattaatatttttaaaataaaaaaatttatcaaaatataaattatttgctATTATATCGTTTAAGAAATCaacttgtttttttttatgtacacTATATAATCTCATTGATTcgattatttcattttttatgaatttcatattacttttttttgatacTAATGTAGTAAACCATATTacattgtaaaaaaatattttgcttTCATTAagcattttcataataaatttatattctcCCCCTTTATGTGAATGGCTATTTATGTCTTTAGTTTTTTCATGCATATTACTATTGTCTGGTCCTATAAAAGgtgcattattattattatcatttttaggTGAATTGTAATTCTCTTCGTTTGCCttcatttcattattattactaattTGCTCATCCATATTATCCAAATTAACATTATTgcatatatcatatttattgtgGTCATTAATGTTTTCTACTTCATCCTCGTTGCTTTCAGGATAGTATACAACTTCATCTATATTTGCTTCCGTATTTCTAAAaggatttttattaaattcttCCAGTTGTGTATAATAAGGCGGATTACACATTGtgaaaaagtataaatCTGAATCTTTAattacatttaaaaatattttatgtttatcaTGTTGATACTTTAACAAgatatcattttctttattatttaatatgatatttatataagaatatttcaaagaatctatatttatatctacCCCTATAAAAGACCATTTATAGACAATATTTCCTAAAAGGGGATATATGCAATTAGCACCGACTCCAACATCTAaaacttttattatatccccatataataatatctgGGTATTATTGATATCATTATTGCttctatatatgtatgtatttatattgtccttataattttctaatGAATTTATGCTTGTAAGGTCTGATAtgatatgaatataattagCTCGCCCAGGTACACATggacataaaaaattcttttttcCTTGCTCATTTTGGTCATTCAAATTAGAATATTCTATTTCTTTGTTAATGCTACTTTGTATGCCTTCTTCATGTGCATCAATAAGATATAACAAATTATCTGTGTATTCATTATATGCTTCCAAAagtgaatttttttttatatcatataattcttcttcattatgatataaaaaatattgttcattattattatacgaTGATgatgtaataatattgtcAATTTTATGATctaatttttcatcatatatatatggaagaaaaaaatgaagattATAATACTCTTTTAACAAAGCtttacttaaaaaataggtAGCTATTGTTTTTTCAAAGTTATAAAACTTCTTTCCCTTTTTATTCACAATTAAatacttatttaaatatacatacttTTCTCCTAACTCTTCAAAATTTGGTATAGAgcttttatgaatatttctTTCATGCATTAAATTAGAATGTCGATTATGCCGATTCTTCTTTTGGAAGTCAtccttattttttcttttcgcAAATTGTACCATTTTTGCTACATGATgcgtatatatttttgttcaatatttttcttttattttataattttttacgatgaaaaaacgaaaagaaaaaaacaaaaacacaaaaaaaataaattaattaattcgGTATATAGAAAGTGGGAATACTAAACAATTAATGCGAGACGCATATATGCTGTAAGCAAAAGAGAAATAAGAaccaaatgaaaatgaagaatatacaaaaaattaaaaaaaaataaaaaataaataacacaaaatgcaaaaaaataaaataattatgaagaaaaaacgAAAGTATCGAAACGACCAAATTTTATAGCGAtgtcgttttttttttccgaaaaaaatataattcagAATGGTTGTGAGAAGGGaaatataagaatattTCTATTATAATAGCAGACAAAATAGCAATccaaaaaggaaaaaaaatacataattccttttctatataaaatttaatgtgataaatatatagaaatttGTAATGTGCACCAATTGTATGctatataaatgatttcTTTCGcctttattataaattttcaataGAAAAATCATATGAGTAATTACTTATAATGATTTTATCACCTTCTTTTGCcccaatatttttaagttttgcattaatatttaaatcatttaatattttattaaatactTTTTCACTGTCATCTTTTgaaaagttaaaaatatcTGCTTGgttttcaatatatttgcctttgataatatatatatgttcattatatttatgaattttataatcatTAGGTGGGTAATTATCACTATTTTCTATTTGTTCAATATCACATGGTTTTGGTAAGTtacttataaaattatcaattatattttctttattaatatttaaaataatttcgtCAATTGTTTCTATAACATTTGTTCCAGTTAATGCagatatacaaaatattttgtcatttttcaaattttcttttaagtAATTTATAACagtgtttatattttccttaTCTTGATATATATCGATTTTGTTGAGAATTACcacttctttttttttttcaaaaatttgATCATATTGAactaaaacattttttatattcttatatGTCTCAACAATACATTTATCATTAATATCAAACATGTAAATTAATACTTTACTATATTTAAGATGctctaaatatttatacgaGACATTCGATAACTTTTTATCTAGCCCTTCTATAATACCTGGAAAATCAATCACGGTGTAATTCCTCGTTTTTACCCTTTCTTCACATGCTtcagtatttttttcgctGATTTCCAATTcgtttttttcgttttcttCCGATACGTTGCTTTCTATTTCATGCTTGTATTCCTCTACCTTAATCGCCTCATCAGGTTCATGGCTCTCCATATCTTTTGCCTCGTTTTTACACTTATATATTCCAAAATTTGGAAATAGGGATGTGTAACTATAATTAGCTATTTTGACATTAGCATTAgtgattttatttaataatgtaCTTTTTCCTACATTAGGGTATCCAATAATTCCTAGATctgtgaaaaatattttttttaagataatttgtttttcttttgttttttctccAAATTGGCAAACATATGGTATTTTCAAACTTTTGGTTCGATATGAATAATTTCCTTTTCCACCCTTTCCACCTTTTGCTACCAATACTTTTTGATAATCTGAATGAATAaagttaataaatttattatcttcataaatgattgtatttattggtatatttatatattcatcttTCCCATTTTCTCCTTGTTGATTATTGTTACATCCTTTCCCCCCATTTCCagcataataaaaagcttttaattttaaatttaaaaagttatcaatttttttatcgccaattaaatatatatcaccACCTTTTCCCCCTCTGCCACCagatgcatattttttattttttttttgggaAAATGTTGTAAAACAACATATTCCATCTCCTCCATTTCCCCCTTTaacatttattatacatCTATCATgaaattcatttttctttatctttttttcacCGCAATATATCTGATTCTTTTgtttgattttatttttacacttgagatcatttaataaaaagaatggGCTTTTTTTACGCAAAAAATTAGAATCAGCATTTTTACAAaagctatttttttgatacaaaaataggaaaaggataaatattataagcaTGTTTACATAGTTATTTCttcttgtttttttagtatattttatattaattttgaaaatgttaATTTCCTCATTTATACGAATtgttatacatatatgaaCGCCAGTTAAAATGATGCAAGAACTTTTATCTTCCCGCTTTACCAACAGTAAAGGGAggaaaaaacatataaaaaaattatgccATGTGAAATGaagttttttaaatattatatcttAGTATGATAAgctacaaaataataagaacagtattttttaaatacctATTTAATACTGCAATGCATTTTGAATGCAAATTATTCCGATATTAATTGAAAGTACCGACGTTAGACGGTCAGtggaaaaaattgtaagTTATTCTTACTCAAAGCATAGAACATATACTTTAAGAAAATGCATGAAGATCAGCATGcaacacatatatatattagttAAACAaagttaatattttttttaattaaatgtttcaaattatatctacttaaaaaaaaatgcacaaaattaacaaaaaaaaagtgaacAAATGGATCTATTGCTCCTACCGAAgctatatattcttttttgtttttttttctaaaaatttataaaaacattgtatatatttcatgTTAAAATGTGGatatacacattttatattttcttcttcatcaaatatgtatttcttaataattttcttaaaCGAATAAAAGTAGGAACTACTAATTTGGACGTTGTGTAAAACCTGAGATATATTTTCCCATAATTGGGCATTTTTGGATGGGTCAGTAGACTTTTTGTCAATCGATATTAGTATAAAAAtcgttttaaaaaaaaaatgtaaattaaAGGTagttgaattatttttttgttctgtttgatcttcatttttatctatatcaatgaatttaaaaattttgaaatcaATCAAGTTTTCTTTTAAcaaaaagataaataacttacttaaaaaaagtgttttttttaaatcataattattaatatttttaataaaattaataacaaCCGTTTTTAAACTGAATAGGAATActctatttttaatttttgatatattactTAATATCCTGCAATAAGcaactttatattttttatcatataaaattatttgtataattgTCTGAATAACATGAggtatgtttttttcattttttaatattacggataaattatgaacacATTCTTCTATATCTaaactatttttaacaattaaaaatatttttttcgataaTATTCcttg
It encodes the following:
- a CDS encoding methyltransferase, putative; this encodes MVQFAKRKNKDDFQKKNRHNRHSNLMHERNIHKSSIPNFEELGEKYVYLNKYLIVNKKGKKFYNFEKTIATYFLSKALLKEYYNLHFFLPYIYDEKLDHKIDNIITSSSYNNNEQYFLYHNEEELYDIKKNSLLEAYNEYTDNLLYLIDAHEEGIQSSINKEIEYSNLNDQNEQGKKNFLCPCVPGRANYIHIISDLTSINSLENYKDNINTYIYRSNNDINNTQILLYGDIIKVLDVGVGANCIYPLLGNIVYKWSFIGVDINIDSLKYSYINIILNNKENDILLKYQHDKHKIFLNVIKDSDLYFFTMCNPPYYTQLEEFNKNPFRNTEANIDEVVYYPESNEDEVENINDHNKYDICNNVNLDNMDEQISNNNEMKANEENYNSPKNDNNNNAPFIGPDNSNMHEKTKDINSHSHKGGEYKFIMKMLNESKIFFYNVIWFTTLVSKKSNMKFIKNEIIESMRLYSVHKKKQVDFLNDIIANNLYFDKFFYFKNINSASFPLYISQYRIFESYTGRITRWILCWSYYNEPQINYLKKKFYEKNMENTT
- a CDS encoding GTP-binding protein Obg1, putative: MLIIFILFLFLYQKNSFCKNADSNFLRKKSPFFLLNDLKCKNKIKQKNQIYCGEKKIKKNEFHDRCIINVKGGNGGDGICCFTTFSQKKNKKYASGGRGGKGGDIYLIGDKKIDNFLNLKLKAFYYAGNGGKGCNNNQQGENGKDEYINIPINTIIYEDNKFINFIHSDYQKVLVAKGGKGGKGNYSYRTKSLKIPYVCQFGEKTKEKQIILKKIFFTDLGIIGYPNVGKSTLLNKITNANVKIANYSYTSLFPNFGIYKCKNEAKDMESHEPDEAIKVEEYKHEIESNVSEENEKNELEISEKNTEACEERVKTRNYTVIDFPGIIEGLDKKLSNVSYKYLEHLKYSKVLIYMFDINDKCIVETYKNIKNVLVQYDQIFEKKKEVVILNKIDIYQDKENINTVINYLKENLKNDKIFCISALTGTNVIETIDEIILNINKENIIDNFISNLPKPCDIEQIENSDNYPPNDYKIHKYNEHIYIIKGKYIENQADIFNFSKDDSEKVFNKILNDLNINAKLKNIGAKEGDKIIISNYSYDFSIENL